From Acetonema longum DSM 6540, the proteins below share one genomic window:
- the rpsB gene encoding 30S ribosomal protein S2: MSVISMKQLLEAGVHFGHQTRRWNPKMAPYIFTERNGIYIIDLQKTVKKVEEAYNFVREVAGEGATILFVGTKKQAQEAVKEEATRCDMYYVNERWLGGMLTNFQTIQRRINRLRELENMETQGLFEVLPKKEVITLRHEMDRLQKFLGGIKNMNRLPGALFVIDPRKERIAVAEARKLGIPIVAIVDTNCDPDEVDYVIPGNDDAIRAVKLLTGKVADAILEGRQGEQMEAAASE; encoded by the coding sequence GTGTCAGTTATTTCTATGAAGCAGCTTCTGGAGGCCGGAGTGCACTTTGGTCATCAAACCAGACGCTGGAACCCTAAGATGGCTCCGTATATCTTTACGGAAAGAAACGGCATCTACATTATTGATCTGCAAAAAACGGTAAAAAAAGTAGAGGAAGCTTATAATTTTGTCCGCGAGGTTGCCGGTGAAGGTGCCACGATTTTGTTTGTAGGCACCAAGAAGCAGGCCCAGGAAGCAGTCAAAGAGGAAGCTACCCGCTGCGACATGTATTATGTGAATGAACGCTGGCTGGGCGGCATGCTCACCAATTTCCAGACCATTCAACGGCGGATTAACCGTCTGCGGGAACTGGAGAACATGGAAACTCAGGGCTTATTTGAAGTGTTGCCAAAAAAAGAAGTCATTACGCTTCGTCATGAAATGGATCGTTTGCAGAAGTTTTTAGGTGGAATTAAAAATATGAACCGCCTGCCGGGCGCTTTATTTGTGATTGACCCCCGCAAAGAACGCATTGCTGTCGCTGAGGCGCGCAAGTTAGGCATCCCCATTGTAGCGATTGTTGATACTAATTGCGATCCGGACGAGGTAGATTACGTTATTCCGGGCAATGACGATGCTATCCGTGCGGTAAAACTTCTTACCGGGAAAGTGGCGGATGCTATCCTAGAAGGCCGGCAGGGCGAACAAATGGAAGCTGCTGCTAGCGAGTAA
- the tsf gene encoding translation elongation factor Ts, whose product MITAEMVKELRERTGAGMMDCKKALSETNGDMEKAVDFLREKGLAAAAKKAGRVAAEGVVEAYIHGGGRIGVLLELNCETDFVAKTDGFRSLARDIAMQVAASNPGYVAREEVPAAVLEHEREILRVQALNEGKPAHIVEKMIEGRLEKFYKEACLMEQAYIKDPDKTITQVINESIARIGEKISIRRFTRYQLGEGIEKKSNDFAAEVMAVVKK is encoded by the coding sequence ATGATTACCGCGGAAATGGTGAAAGAGCTTCGTGAACGCACTGGAGCCGGAATGATGGATTGTAAAAAAGCTTTGTCTGAAACCAATGGGGATATGGAAAAAGCCGTTGATTTCCTTCGGGAAAAGGGCTTAGCGGCTGCTGCTAAAAAGGCCGGCCGGGTTGCAGCCGAAGGTGTTGTGGAAGCATACATACATGGTGGGGGCAGAATCGGCGTATTGCTTGAACTCAACTGTGAAACCGACTTTGTGGCCAAAACCGATGGTTTCAGATCTCTGGCCAGAGATATCGCCATGCAGGTTGCCGCCTCGAATCCCGGCTATGTAGCGAGGGAAGAAGTTCCTGCCGCAGTCTTGGAACATGAACGGGAGATTTTGCGTGTCCAGGCACTGAATGAGGGCAAACCGGCTCATATTGTGGAAAAAATGATCGAAGGTCGCCTGGAAAAATTCTATAAAGAAGCCTGTTTGATGGAACAGGCCTATATTAAGGATCCTGATAAAACGATTACTCAGGTCATCAATGAAAGCATTGCTAGGATCGGGGAAAAAATTTCGATCCGCAGGTTTACCAGATATCAGCTGGGCGAAGGCATAGAGAAAAAATCAAATGACTTTGCTGCGGAAGTAATGGCGGTTGTTAAAAAATAA
- the pyrH gene encoding UMP kinase, with product MSALKYKRIVLKLSGEALAGDKGFGIDPTVVDSIAAQIKTIKEENLEIGVVVGGGNIWRGLAGSAKGMDRATADYMGMLATVMNSLALQDSLEKCGVDTRVQTAIEMRQVAEPYIRRRAIRHLEKGRVVIFAAGTGNPYFSTDTTAALRAAEIEADVILMAKRNADGVYDSDPKYNPDAKKFKTLSHIDVLQRGLGVMDSTATSLCMDNEIPIIVFSMDEPENIVQAALGKDIGTIVGGKTNGD from the coding sequence TTGTCTGCCTTGAAATATAAACGAATTGTTTTAAAACTAAGCGGGGAAGCGCTGGCAGGGGATAAAGGATTCGGTATCGACCCCACTGTCGTAGATTCGATTGCCGCCCAAATTAAAACGATTAAAGAGGAAAATTTAGAAATTGGCGTTGTGGTAGGCGGCGGAAACATTTGGCGTGGCCTGGCCGGCAGCGCTAAGGGGATGGACCGGGCTACAGCGGATTACATGGGCATGCTGGCTACGGTTATGAATTCTCTTGCTCTTCAAGACTCATTAGAAAAGTGCGGCGTTGATACCCGGGTACAGACAGCCATTGAAATGCGTCAGGTAGCCGAACCCTATATTCGGCGCCGGGCCATCCGTCATTTGGAAAAAGGACGGGTCGTGATCTTTGCTGCTGGCACCGGCAATCCTTACTTTTCCACAGATACTACGGCTGCTTTACGGGCAGCGGAGATTGAGGCGGATGTTATTCTAATGGCGAAACGGAATGCTGACGGGGTGTATGATTCCGACCCGAAATATAATCCTGACGCCAAAAAGTTTAAAACACTTTCGCATATTGATGTATTGCAGCGAGGTCTGGGGGTTATGGATTCTACAGCCACCAGCCTATGTATGGATAATGAAATTCCGATTATTGTCTTTAGTATGGATGAGCCGGAGAATATCGTGCAGGCGGCTCTTGGCAAAGACATCGGCACAATTGTGGGAGGGAAGACCAATGGCGACTAA
- the frr gene encoding ribosome recycling factor, translated as MATKEILSRHEERMQKAVEALRKDYQTLRAGRATPAILDKITVDYYGTPTPVNQVGNISVPEPRMIVIQPWEKTMLGPIEKAILKSDLGLTPSSDGSVIRLLIPQLTQQRRTELVKVIHKKAEEARVAIRNVRRDANEAIKKVEKDKLISEDENKKAQDDMQKLTDKYIKDIDTVMTAKEKEIMEV; from the coding sequence ATGGCGACTAAGGAAATCCTTTCAAGGCATGAAGAAAGAATGCAAAAAGCGGTAGAGGCTCTTAGAAAAGACTACCAAACTTTGCGGGCCGGCAGAGCAACTCCGGCGATTTTAGACAAAATTACGGTCGACTATTATGGCACTCCAACCCCGGTAAATCAAGTGGGCAATATTTCAGTGCCCGAACCACGTATGATTGTCATTCAGCCCTGGGAAAAAACCATGTTGGGCCCCATCGAAAAGGCAATATTAAAATCTGATTTAGGTTTAACTCCCAGTAGTGACGGATCGGTTATCCGTCTATTAATCCCACAGCTTACCCAGCAAAGACGCACTGAACTGGTGAAGGTAATCCATAAAAAAGCCGAAGAAGCGCGGGTAGCTATCCGCAATGTTCGGCGCGACGCTAATGAAGCCATCAAGAAAGTGGAAAAAGACAAGCTAATCTCTGAAGATGAAAATAAAAAAGCTCAGGATGATATGCAAAAACTGACTGATAAATACATCAAAGACATCGATACGGTGATGACGGCCAAGGAAAAAGAAATTATGGAAGTGTAA
- a CDS encoding DUF362 domain-containing protein, which translates to MAYKINDTCVSCGTCAATCPVGAISEGNPTYVISDECVECGACAAVCPVGAIEAP; encoded by the coding sequence ATGGCTTACAAAATTAATGACACCTGTGTTTCGTGCGGCACTTGCGCTGCAACATGCCCGGTCGGCGCGATTAGTGAAGGTAATCCTACTTATGTAATTTCAGATGAATGCGTTGAATGCGGTGCCTGTGCGGCGGTTTGCCCGGTTGGTGCGATTGAGGCTCCATGA
- a CDS encoding isoprenyl transferase, with protein MWKKWLLLNQTHGNETEIQDLYGAIQKNNLPQHVGIIMDGNGRWAQKRGLPRVMGHRAGVGSLRKIVQAAYEIGLNVITVYAFSTENWKRPSDEVDFLMELFSSYLEKNIDELEHNGVQLRFIGDIQGLSPALKNQFVSAQQRTANNQGLILNAAVNYGGRAEIVHAVRLILNKIAAGQLQAAALDESMIQQHLYTGDLPNPDLIIRPSGDKRLSNFLLWQSAYAEFWFTDICWPDFKPEHLVEALLDYQRRERRFGGLKT; from the coding sequence GTGTGGAAAAAATGGCTGCTATTGAATCAGACTCATGGGAATGAGACGGAAATACAGGATCTGTATGGTGCCATTCAAAAGAACAACCTGCCGCAGCATGTAGGTATTATCATGGACGGAAACGGACGCTGGGCGCAAAAGCGGGGATTGCCTCGGGTAATGGGCCATCGGGCCGGTGTGGGGTCCTTGCGAAAGATCGTCCAGGCTGCTTATGAAATAGGGCTGAATGTCATCACGGTCTATGCCTTCTCTACTGAAAATTGGAAGAGACCCTCAGATGAAGTTGATTTTTTAATGGAGCTATTTTCCTCTTACCTGGAGAAAAATATAGACGAATTGGAACATAATGGAGTTCAATTGCGTTTTATCGGTGATATACAGGGCCTTTCACCGGCATTGAAAAATCAGTTTGTTTCCGCTCAGCAGCGTACTGCAAACAATCAGGGGCTTATATTAAATGCAGCCGTCAATTACGGGGGAAGAGCGGAAATTGTCCATGCAGTGCGATTGATTTTGAATAAAATAGCAGCCGGCCAATTACAGGCTGCAGCGCTGGATGAATCCATGATTCAACAACATCTTTATACAGGGGATTTGCCGAATCCGGACCTGATTATTCGCCCCAGCGGCGACAAACGCCTCAGCAATTTTCTCTTATGGCAATCCGCTTATGCGGAGTTTTGGTTTACTGACATTTGCTGGCCGGATTTTAAACCGGAACATTTGGTGGAAGCACTTTTGGATTATCAACGTCGCGAACGCCGGTTTGGCGGTTTGAAGACTTAA
- a CDS encoding phosphatidate cytidylyltransferase, whose protein sequence is MLLKRIITALIGIPVAVYIINYGSWLFTAVISFIAVIAWLEFARMLRQKDVCISKFWGIIAILLFMATAWLGNTLEISFTIWLFLLLLAGILVLYPDRVRIPDIIFTFFGIVYIGASFTYFVLLRFTQESFTLSTAAGALDMGAAYLWVAFVGTWSSDTFAYFCGTCWGKHKLCPVISPGKTYEGFFGGLAGCILVVTALGCFFSFPLVHTFAIGAVVGLVAPLGDLLESALKRYCGVKDSGTLLPGHGGVLDRFDSLLFAVPVVYFYVYFFIL, encoded by the coding sequence ATGCTGTTAAAAAGGATTATTACCGCACTGATAGGAATTCCTGTCGCTGTGTATATCATAAACTATGGAAGCTGGCTTTTTACCGCGGTCATTTCATTTATTGCGGTTATTGCCTGGCTTGAATTCGCCCGGATGCTGCGGCAGAAAGATGTTTGCATTTCTAAATTTTGGGGAATAATCGCGATTCTGCTGTTCATGGCCACTGCCTGGCTGGGGAATACATTGGAGATTTCCTTTACCATCTGGCTTTTTTTGCTGCTGCTGGCAGGGATACTTGTGTTGTATCCGGATAGAGTCCGTATTCCTGATATTATTTTTACTTTTTTTGGAATCGTTTACATTGGCGCTTCTTTTACTTATTTTGTGCTGCTGCGTTTTACACAGGAGTCATTCACCCTTTCGACTGCAGCGGGTGCGCTGGATATGGGGGCGGCCTATCTATGGGTTGCCTTTGTCGGTACTTGGTCCAGCGATACATTTGCTTATTTTTGCGGCACATGCTGGGGAAAACATAAATTATGCCCGGTTATCAGTCCCGGAAAAACTTATGAGGGATTTTTCGGCGGTTTGGCAGGCTGTATTCTGGTAGTAACCGCTTTGGGCTGTTTCTTCTCATTCCCCCTGGTCCACACTTTTGCCATTGGGGCCGTCGTGGGGCTTGTCGCTCCTTTGGGAGATTTGCTGGAATCTGCGTTAAAACGTTACTGCGGGGTTAAAGATTCCGGGACGCTGCTGCCAGGACATGGCGGTGTACTCGACCGGTTTGACAGCCTTTTATTTGCTGTTCCAGTTGTATATTTCTACGTATATTTTTTTATATTATAG